CTTCTGCGCCGCCTTTGCCGGAGGGGCCCTGTGGGGCGGAATAGCTGGATGGATGAGAGCCTATCTGTCGGTGAACGAGATTCTCAGTACCGTAATGCTCAACTACGTAGCCTTCCAGCTTTACATGTTCCTGATAAGAGGGCCAATGATAGACCCTAAAGAGGTCGCATATGGTACGGGAGTCCCTCAGACTGCCCTGGTGGACCGTGCCCTGTGGCTTTGGCGTATGTGGCGCCCTACCAGGCTTCATTCCGGGATACTGTTGGCAATTGTCCTGGCCCTATCGGTGTATTTGTTTCTGTGGAAGACACCTGTGGGGTACAGGTTGAGGGCTACCGGGGCAGGCAAGAGAGCCGCTCGCTATGGAGGTATAAGGGTCAACCTCTATCTGGTTTTGGCGATGATGCTTTCAGGAGGTTTCGCCGGTTTGGCTGGAGCCAACGAGGTCTTGGGTATCCATCACAGGGCGTTGGAGTCTCTCTCCGCCGGGTACGGTTTCAGCGGCATAGTTGTGGCGTTGTTCGGAGGGCTTCATCCCTTAGGAACTATCCCTGCCGCCTTTTTTTTCGGGGTACTCATAGTGGGAGCGGACATGATGCAAAGGGCCGTGTCGGTGCCGGCCGCCATAGTCCTGGCTATACAGGGGCTCGTGATAATGTCCATAGTGTCCAGCCAGGTATTCATCGCCGATCCGAGAATGAGGAACAGGCTTAAGCGACTTGTTTCCCGCCCGGATCGATCGGAGAGAAAGTGCGGTGATTACGGTGATTGACATCGTCTTAGGGGTCGTTTCCATGGGAATACCCCTGTCCGTTCCCTTGATATTGGCGGGGTTGGGGGAGATGTTCGATCAAAGGGCCGGTATCTTCAACCTGGGAGTCGAGGGAATCATGATGATGGGAGCCTTCGTCGGCTTTTTTACCGTCCTCAAAGGAGGAAGTCCGTGGTACGGCTTTCTTGCCGCCATGGTGGTCGGAGCGGTAATGGGAGCTGTCATGGGATTGGTCAGCATAGTTTTCAAGGCTCAACAGGGGATTTCCGGTATCGGTCTATATATGTTGGGATGGGGGCTCTCCGGTACCCTTTTCAGGATATACGTAGGATGGATAACCACCATAGAGGGACTCACCCCGATAAACTTCGGTCCTCTTGGGGAGATTCCGATAGTTGGATCGGTGCTTTTCGGTCACGATCCGATGGTCTATATAACCTTTGCCCTTATAGGCGTTTCCGGTTACGTTCTGTATCGCACTTCCTGGGGGCTGAAGGTCAGAGCTGTGGGAACATCTCCTAGAGCGGCGGATACTCTCGGTATCGACGTCAACAGGATAAGATTCCAATGTGTGATCGTTGGGGGCGTGATGGCCGGCTTGGCCGGGGCCTATCTGAGCATCTGCTCTGCCCAGATATTTGCGGACAACATAACCGCTGGTAGGGGGTTCATAGCGGTTGCTTTGGTCTATTTCGGTCGATGGACCCCCTGGGGGGTGGCCGGAGGGGCCCTTCTCTTCAGCATGGCTCACGCTCTTCAGCGTTCTATACAGGTCTACGGTTTTTCCTTCCCTTACGAACTGGCGGTGGTTTTTCCCTACCTTTTAGTCATATGTTGCCTGGCATTTTCCTTCAAGTCCAAGGACAGTGGACCTGCCGCTTTGGGAAAACCTTACGACAGGGAATTCAGAGGGTGACATCGGTTGGTACACGATCTCACCGGTTCCATTGTGTATTATCCCGATATCATGGTACTATTATAACGATTGTACAATCTGTGATACCGAACGGGGGAATAATAAATGAGGGAACCTCGGCTTTACACTACCTCTGCCGATTACGCTTATCAGGAGTTGAGACACAAGATAGTCACCAAGCAGCTCAAGCCCGGACAGAGGCTTCCTGAGGTAAATATAGCGGTTCAGATGGGAGTGAGTCGGACTCCCGTTCGAGAAGCGCTGAGGCGTCTTTCCAGCGAAGGTCTGGTCAACATAATTCCCAACAGCGGGGCTCGTCTGGCATCTCCTACGATAAAGGAGATGGAGGATACGTTCATAGTTAGGGAAAAACTGGAGTGTCTTTCCATCGCCATGGCAGCTGAAAGGATAGGAGATCGTCATCTGAGACGACTGGAGGAGCTCGTTCTGGACGAGGTCAGAGCCGTCGAGGAGAGAAATTTGGAAGCTTATCTAGAGGCTTACGAATGGTTTCATCGTACTATAGCCGATGCAGGGTCCAACAAGGTCTTGGCAGAGTTCGTAGGAAATATACTCGCCAGGACCAACGCCTATGTCGTGTTTTACGATCCGTTCTACGAACAGGATGAAAACCCCACCTTGGAGGAACATAAATCCATATTGGAGGCCCTGTCCCATCGAGACGGAGAGACTTCGATAGCCCTTATGAGAGCTCATCTGAGGAGGTCCATGTCCTGTCTTAAGAGTCCGGACACGGACGACTGATAATTCGAAAGAGACGGGGCTTCCCCCGTCTCTTTTTTTGTCAAAACCACCGTGCCATGAGAAAATGGATCGTCTTGAGGGGAAAAAGATACAGAAACCTTGAGTTTATATCACACCGAATTGGAGGATTTTACTATGAAAGATAGAAAGCTTCCCACCTTGGATCTTAAAAGGGGTTACGCTCGTATCAAGGACGAAATCGATCAGGCAGTCAAGGAGGTGCTCGAGAGCCAGTACTTCATAATGGGGCCCCAGGTATCCGGTTTGGAGTCCGACGTGGAGAGATATCTGGAGGTCCCGAGGGCTATCGGCTGTGCCTCCGGCAGTGACGCTCTGGTGCTTGCCCTTAAGGCCTTGGATCTCAAGCCGGGAGACGAGGTCATAACCACCCCTTATTCTTTCTTCGCCACGGCAAGCTGCATAACCCGCTTAGGGGCTACTCCGGTGTTTGCCGACGTGGATCCCGACAGCTACAACGTTACGGCAGAGACCGTGTTGTCCAAGGTCACCGATAAGACCAAGGCTTTTATCCCGGTCCACCTTTTCGGCCAGATGGTCCACATGGAGGAACTCTCGAAAGAGCTCGAGGCCAGAAACGTGGCGATAGTGGAGGACTGTGCCCAGGCCTTCGGCTCCTGGAGATCCATCGACGGAGCTCCCGTCAGAGCCGGGGCTTTCGGGGTTCTCGGCTGTTTCTCCTTCTTCCCTACCAAAAACCTGGGAGGCTACGGAGACGGTGGCATGGTCGTCTCCAGGGACCAGCAGATGGCGGACAGAATCGCCAAGCTCAGGGTTCACGGAGCCGGTACGACCTATTTTCACGACGAGGTCGGGATAAACAGCCGGTTGGACGCCATTCAGGCAGCTGTGTTGAGGGTAAAACTTCGTCATCTGGACAGCTGGAACGAGGAGCGCCGCATCGCGGCCGACAGGTATAGGGTCCTCTTCGCGGAGCACGATCTCCTGGGGATAGTCACCCCTCCCGGCGAAGACGAGGGCAACTACCATATCTACCACCAGTACGTCCCCAAGGTGATAAGGGACAGAGACCGCCTTCTCGAGCATCTGGGTTCGGAGGGCATCACCGCCAGGGTCTACTATCCTCTGTCTTTGCATATGCAGAGGTGTTTCAGTTTCCTTGGCTATGATAAAGGGGATTTTCCCGTATCGGAGAGCTTGACCGAGCAGACAATAGCTCTTCCCATTTTCCCGGAGATCACCGAGGAGGAGCAGGAGTGGGTGGTCTCCACAATAGCCGCATTTTACGGAAAGAAATAGCCCAGATTCGTCTGATGTAATTTGACCTTTTGCTCCGGATATGTAAAAATACTGTTGCCCCGGGAGACTCTCCGAGGGTATCATCGTCGAAGAAAATAAGACCCCTCTGGAGGTGAGGACATGTTCCCCTTCTTTTTCGATCCTACGATGGTCTTGCTTTTGCCGGCTCTTCTGCTCGCCTTTTGGGCTCAGGCCAGGGTCAAGTCCACCTTCGCTCAGTACAGCCATGTGGCTTCCCGTCGGGGAGTTACCGGTTCGGACGTCGCCAGAGCTCTGTTGATGCAGTTCGGCCTGTCCGATGTGCCGGTCCGTCCTATTGCTGGCAACCTGACGGATCACTACGATCCCGGAAACAGAAGCCTTAGTCTGTCCGACTCGGTATACGGAAGTACCAGCATAGCGGCTATCGGCGTCGCTGCTCATGAGGTCGGCCACGCCATACAGCACCAGGAAGGCTATATGCCTCTTCAGTTCAGAAACGCCATAGTTCCAGTCGTCAACATCGGCTCCATGGCCGCGTTCCCGTTGTTCTTCATAGGACTTCTCTTCAGAGGTCAGACCCTGATGAACGTGGGGATAGTGCTGTTTCTGGGAGTGTTGGTTTTTCATCTGGTTACCTTGCCGGTTGAGCTGGATGCCAGTTCGAGGGCCCTTAAGGTCCTGGATGGAACGGGAATGCTTGCTTCCGACGAATTGTTAGGTGCCAGAAAGGTTCTCAACGCAGCCGCTCTGACATACGTTTCGGCCACGGTGATGGCCGCGGCTCAGTTGATCCGGCTTTTAGTCTTGAGAAATATGTTCGGCGGAGACGATTAGCCCTCCGGTCGGACAGAAAAGGCTTTTCAGCCGGTAGAGGCTATACTAAGATAGGGTGGCCCTCCTGATTATGGAGAGGCCACCCTTTATCGTGGAGAGAGGAGGTCTCACAGTGCCCCTTTTGATAATATTGGCCCTGATGTTCTTCATGCCCTGGTTGGGCTTTATGTTGCTTCTGATGGTGGGATTGTTTCTCGTGGTTATGATCCCCTTGGGATTCGCGGCGAGCTCTTTTTTCTGGGCCTTGGCTGGCCCGTCCCAGCTCTTTAAGATGCTTTTCGATAAAAAGGTCAGAAAGAACCACGCTCTGGAACACGCCACAGCGAGAGTTTTATCCTACAGAGGATACCCCGGTCTCGCCGGAGAGGCCGACGGCAGGGGGTTCAGCATCAGAGGCCTCCCCGATCCTTCGTTGGTGTTCGACGCCGCTAAGGAGGCCAGGGATCGTCTGGTTTCCGGAGAGTCGGAGCTTGCCATACATCCCCGATGTGGCACTACCGTGGTGGTCGTCAATACCCTTTCGTCCCTGATATTCATAGCGTTGTTGATCGCCACCGGATCCATGAGCCTGCTTTCCGTGATATTGGCTCTGGTGGTGGCTCAGTTCTTGGGCCCGATGGTCAGCCCCTGGGTGCAGAGACACGTGACTACCGATCCCGACGTGAGATCTCTTCGCGTTGCCGGTGTGGAACTGCGTTCGTCGAACAGGGTTTTATTCGGTGCGGCTGTAAGAATGGCCGATTCAGTCTATGTCAGCACCGTCGACGATAGCGGAGTGATAGATGCGGAGGTCGTTTAAAGTGATCGAAAAAAGGAAAAAAGAGGGCAATCGGCCTCATGGAGGAATCGATAGAGATAGAAAAGGACCTCGAAAGAGCGCGCATGGCGGTGACAAGGGCCCCCTGAGAGGAATAGAAGCGGCTTTGGAGGTATGGAGAGAGGTTCGCAGGGGGCGTTTCGCCAGCGAGAGTCTGAGGGCCATCTCCGACAGGGTATCCGAGAAGGATCGTCCCCTGGCGGCTACCTTGGTGTATTCTCTGATACGGAGGGAGTCTCTCTGGAAGGAAATAGTGGGACGTTTCCTGAAGACAGGAAGCAGCGGGGTTTCGCCTGCGGTTCGCGACGCCTTGATGGTAGGAGCCGCCGGAAGCCTGGAACTTAGGACCTTCGAACCAAGGGTCCTGGTTAACGCCCTGGTAGAATGGACGAAGTGTCGGGACGAGAGGGGGGCCAGGGTGGTGAACGCCGTACTGCGCCGCATAGTAGAGGGTGGCCCCGAGATCCTGGCAGAGATAGAACGGAGTGTCGCTTTTTCGGATCTTGCTATGAGGTCCGGGGTGCCTCTTTGGGCGGCGAAATCCTGGGAAAGCTCCTTCGGTAGAATCGAAGGCCGTGCCCTGATAGAGCTCCACTCTCAGCCAGTATCTCTGGCCCTGAGGGTCTCTCCGGGAGTCGACAGGACCGAGATGGTCAGGTGTCTCGGAGAAGGGGGATTCCCCGCCGTAGAGTCACCGGACCTGCCCTTTTCTATTCGGCTGGAGGGAACGGCACTGCCCACCGGATTGCCCGGCTACGACGAGGGCAAGATAACCCCTCAGAGCGAGTCCTCCATGGTGGCCCCTCTGGCCTTTGCCGGAAGAGGGAAGTTCTCTCGTCTTTTGGATATGTGTGCCGGCAGAGGCGGAAAGACCGGACAGCTAGCTCAGACTTTTCCCGAAGCTTCCCTGGAGGGGTGGGATCTGTCCGGACCTAGGATAAAGGCGGCGGTCAAGGAGATGAAGCGGTTGGGAATCTCCGACAGGGTCAATTTCTCCGTCGGGGACTCTCTGGAACTGGCTCCATCTTTCGTCCCCGACGGGGTCCTTCTGGACGCCCCTTGCTCCGGTAGCGGCACATGGCGCCGTCATCCCGAGTCCAAATGGAGGCTTTCCCAGGACGAACTGGCACGGTACGGAGCTATGCAGGCAAAGCTGTTGGGTAGAGCGCTGGACCTCGTCTCCACCGGGGGGACCGTGCTTTACTGTACCTGTAGCCTTTTTCGGGAGGAAAACGAACAGGTCGTCGCCAAGGCCATGTCCAAAAGATCCGACGTCGTAGAGCTGGAGCCGCCTCACGAGCTTGTCTCCCGATGTAGAAAAGGTCGTCCCTGGGGCTATTACACATGGCCGGACAATCCTTGGACCGACGGATTCTACATGGCTCTGTTGACTGTTATCGCCTGAGGAGGTCGAGGTCTTTTATGAAGAAAGTCATCCGTTTGAGCTTGGTATTGGTGCTGCTGGCGATCCTTGGTTCCGCCGGTGCGGTCTTCTACTTGGTCTTTTTCGGCGGAGAGTCGGTGGTCGTGCCTCCTATGGTTGGGGCCTCCGTCCTAGACGCCGTGGACATGGTAGAACGTATGGGGCTCCAGGTCAGAGTGGACCAGGAGGAATCTCTCGAGCCGAGGGGAACCGTCGTAGCCCAGTGGCCTCAATCCGGAGTCAAGGTTAACAGCGAGAAGATCATCATACTCAAGGTCAGCAAAGGAGGGTATAAAAAAGCCCTTCCAGACCTGAGGGGAATGGAGTTCTCAAGGGCCACCGCGAAGCTCCAGGAACTGGAATTTCTCCTCGGAGATGTCATAAGAGTTGTAAACGACAAGCCCTCGGGAGTCGTGGTGGCTCAGAACCCGGCCGCTCCCGTTATGATAAGCCGTACCAGGCCGGTTGCCCTTCTGGTAAGCATGGGACCGGAGAAAAGCAGCTCCGGCAGAATAGTGGTTCCGGATGTCCTGGGAAAGGACGAAGAGTCAGCCAGAAAACTAGTCGCTCAAAGCGGTCTATCCGTCTCTGTGGAGTACGTCTATACCCAGTCTTCACCTCCCGGGATGGCCATATCCTTGAGGCCTAAAGCGGG
The Dethiosulfovibrio russensis DNA segment above includes these coding regions:
- a CDS encoding ABC transporter permease, with amino-acid sequence MDRGKTALYRFFVVLCALSVALGIGAVLFLLAGANPLKAYEVMLLGPLKDSFGLSEILVRAAPLTMVALGITIAFRSGILNIGGEGQIQIGAICGAAVALLYPEAPWYIVVPLSFCAAFAGGALWGGIAGWMRAYLSVNEILSTVMLNYVAFQLYMFLIRGPMIDPKEVAYGTGVPQTALVDRALWLWRMWRPTRLHSGILLAIVLALSVYLFLWKTPVGYRLRATGAGKRAARYGGIRVNLYLVLAMMLSGGFAGLAGANEVLGIHHRALESLSAGYGFSGIVVALFGGLHPLGTIPAAFFFGVLIVGADMMQRAVSVPAAIVLAIQGLVIMSIVSSQVFIADPRMRNRLKRLVSRPDRSERKCGDYGD
- a CDS encoding ABC transporter permease produces the protein MITVIDIVLGVVSMGIPLSVPLILAGLGEMFDQRAGIFNLGVEGIMMMGAFVGFFTVLKGGSPWYGFLAAMVVGAVMGAVMGLVSIVFKAQQGISGIGLYMLGWGLSGTLFRIYVGWITTIEGLTPINFGPLGEIPIVGSVLFGHDPMVYITFALIGVSGYVLYRTSWGLKVRAVGTSPRAADTLGIDVNRIRFQCVIVGGVMAGLAGAYLSICSAQIFADNITAGRGFIAVALVYFGRWTPWGVAGGALLFSMAHALQRSIQVYGFSFPYELAVVFPYLLVICCLAFSFKSKDSGPAALGKPYDREFRG
- a CDS encoding GntR family transcriptional regulator — its product is MREPRLYTTSADYAYQELRHKIVTKQLKPGQRLPEVNIAVQMGVSRTPVREALRRLSSEGLVNIIPNSGARLASPTIKEMEDTFIVREKLECLSIAMAAERIGDRHLRRLEELVLDEVRAVEERNLEAYLEAYEWFHRTIADAGSNKVLAEFVGNILARTNAYVVFYDPFYEQDENPTLEEHKSILEALSHRDGETSIALMRAHLRRSMSCLKSPDTDD
- a CDS encoding DegT/DnrJ/EryC1/StrS family aminotransferase; protein product: MKDRKLPTLDLKRGYARIKDEIDQAVKEVLESQYFIMGPQVSGLESDVERYLEVPRAIGCASGSDALVLALKALDLKPGDEVITTPYSFFATASCITRLGATPVFADVDPDSYNVTAETVLSKVTDKTKAFIPVHLFGQMVHMEELSKELEARNVAIVEDCAQAFGSWRSIDGAPVRAGAFGVLGCFSFFPTKNLGGYGDGGMVVSRDQQMADRIAKLRVHGAGTTYFHDEVGINSRLDAIQAAVLRVKLRHLDSWNEERRIAADRYRVLFAEHDLLGIVTPPGEDEGNYHIYHQYVPKVIRDRDRLLEHLGSEGITARVYYPLSLHMQRCFSFLGYDKGDFPVSESLTEQTIALPIFPEITEEEQEWVVSTIAAFYGKK
- a CDS encoding zinc metallopeptidase, with amino-acid sequence MFPFFFDPTMVLLLPALLLAFWAQARVKSTFAQYSHVASRRGVTGSDVARALLMQFGLSDVPVRPIAGNLTDHYDPGNRSLSLSDSVYGSTSIAAIGVAAHEVGHAIQHQEGYMPLQFRNAIVPVVNIGSMAAFPLFFIGLLFRGQTLMNVGIVLFLGVLVFHLVTLPVELDASSRALKVLDGTGMLASDELLGARKVLNAAALTYVSATVMAAAQLIRLLVLRNMFGGDD
- a CDS encoding DUF6391 domain-containing protein, with product MPLLIILALMFFMPWLGFMLLLMVGLFLVVMIPLGFAASSFFWALAGPSQLFKMLFDKKVRKNHALEHATARVLSYRGYPGLAGEADGRGFSIRGLPDPSLVFDAAKEARDRLVSGESELAIHPRCGTTVVVVNTLSSLIFIALLIATGSMSLLSVILALVVAQFLGPMVSPWVQRHVTTDPDVRSLRVAGVELRSSNRVLFGAAVRMADSVYVSTVDDSGVIDAEVV
- a CDS encoding RsmB/NOP family class I SAM-dependent RNA methyltransferase; translation: MIEKRKKEGNRPHGGIDRDRKGPRKSAHGGDKGPLRGIEAALEVWREVRRGRFASESLRAISDRVSEKDRPLAATLVYSLIRRESLWKEIVGRFLKTGSSGVSPAVRDALMVGAAGSLELRTFEPRVLVNALVEWTKCRDERGARVVNAVLRRIVEGGPEILAEIERSVAFSDLAMRSGVPLWAAKSWESSFGRIEGRALIELHSQPVSLALRVSPGVDRTEMVRCLGEGGFPAVESPDLPFSIRLEGTALPTGLPGYDEGKITPQSESSMVAPLAFAGRGKFSRLLDMCAGRGGKTGQLAQTFPEASLEGWDLSGPRIKAAVKEMKRLGISDRVNFSVGDSLELAPSFVPDGVLLDAPCSGSGTWRRHPESKWRLSQDELARYGAMQAKLLGRALDLVSTGGTVLYCTCSLFREENEQVVAKAMSKRSDVVELEPPHELVSRCRKGRPWGYYTWPDNPWTDGFYMALLTVIA
- a CDS encoding PASTA domain-containing protein, with the translated sequence MKKVIRLSLVLVLLAILGSAGAVFYLVFFGGESVVVPPMVGASVLDAVDMVERMGLQVRVDQEESLEPRGTVVAQWPQSGVKVNSEKIIILKVSKGGYKKALPDLRGMEFSRATAKLQELEFLLGDVIRVVNDKPSGVVVAQNPAAPVMISRTRPVALLVSMGPEKSSSGRIVVPDVLGKDEESARKLVAQSGLSVSVEYVYTQSSPPGMAISLRPKAGTSLPSGGNVTVKVSTMRQSAKPPRPAENDSPTVSTSPAEITVPGSTTQPGTQTTVSTQPSKPSSGGARIVVVPGEDASGPRPAPAPDEGQSQQEPAQQRPETPPVTSEPGKTAKIRYQVPPLTKPLQLKIEIIDKKGARTLVEKEVSGGEYVSLDGNYVGEAAVTIYLGGEFVWQDRYR